A section of the Nitrospirota bacterium genome encodes:
- a CDS encoding four helix bundle protein, translated as TVIFCDRFIDKRSRTHDQMVQAARSGVQNIAEGSMASATSKKMELKLTGVARASLEELLLDFQAFLRQKGLRVWAKDSPEALAIREKYQSDMSDRSDGSDPYSLKTVSPEVAANTLICLINQASYLLRRQLQRLEQQFLTEGGFTERLYQARSQVRNRRKKT; from the coding sequence CTACCGTGATCTTTTGCGACCGGTTTATCGACAAGAGGTCGCGTACGCATGATCAGATGGTGCAGGCGGCGCGGAGCGGGGTGCAGAACATTGCCGAGGGAAGTATGGCGTCTGCAACCTCGAAAAAGATGGAGCTCAAGCTGACCGGGGTGGCCCGGGCGAGTCTGGAAGAATTGTTGCTGGACTTTCAGGCATTCCTCCGACAGAAGGGCTTGCGTGTTTGGGCTAAGGATTCACCAGAGGCGCTTGCGATCAGGGAAAAGTATCAGTCTGACATGTCTGACAGGTCCGACGGGTCTGACCCCTATTCTCTGAAGACAGTTTCGCCTGAAGTTGCGGCGAACACTCTTATTTGCCTGATAAACCAAGCCAGTTATCTTTTGAGGCGGCAGCTTCAGAGGCTTGAACAGCAATTCCTGACTGAGGGCGGGTTCACTGAAAGACTTTATCAGGCGCGCTCGCAAGTGCGCAATAGGAGGAAGAAAACTTGA